In the Oscillatoria sp. FACHB-1406 genome, ATCATGATTTCCCGCGATCGCGGCAAACGGCACTGGAGTCGCCGCAACCTGCCGCACCACCTCCACCGACTCATTGCCAAAATCGCCCACAAACAGCGCGAGATCGACTCCTAAATGCTGTAGCGCCGCGCCATCTCCCTCATCCCATCGATCGTGAATATCGCCGATAACCGCGATCGTAATCTCTCCCTCTCGTGCCATACTTACTTCTCGACAAACGCTCTTTCCTAGGATATCGATTTTTCACGCAGGTCGTTTTCTCTCGGCGATCGCTTCAGGAGATTCGACCTCTACACGAGTTGGAGTTAACAGGATCCTTTCCAGTTGGGTCTAGCAATGAAGAATCCCCGCACTTCTAGGGCGGAGACTGTCAAGAATTCTGTTGCGACTTCGAGGGTAAATCTAGAAAGTCGCGAATTTCCTTGGCACAGCGCTTACACTCAAACCAACGCAGAGACAGTCCAAACATCGGATGCAAAAATAACAGACTGCCCCGAATTAACATCAGCTTGGATAAGAGCGACATATTCGAGAAGTCCTGTTTCCCTTGGGACAGTAGAATGATGACTCGATGGGGCTGGAAGAGAACTCGATCCATCACAATGACATCGGCAACTTTTTTCAAGGGATACTCCACGAGTTTTTTCCCCCATAAAGTGCGTTGCTCGAACCTTAATTTCCCCGTGATTTTATTCAGCCGTAGGGTTCTAATTCTTCCTTCCAGTGCGATCGCGCCGGTTAATAATCCTGCGAGGATGACGAGCAAAATGATACTCAGGATTGCGATCCGTGGATCGTCTTGATTGGGAGAACCTTTGAGCGCAAAAAAGCTGAGAAGCGCCAAAAACTTGAGCGTTAAGTAACTCAGCGCTAACCATGTTCCCCAAGGAACATAGCGCATCGTCAGAGTATTGGAGGTGCGTTGAACTAATTTCATTAGTCTACGGAGTTTGCTCTCGTTTGGCTTTGCGCAAATCGCAATGCTTATCCATCCAGACTATCTCAGAATTTTGCAACTATCCAACAGATGGATTAATTCCGAGCTAAGACGAAGAAAACCAAGCCAACTAGAGAACCAACGGAAAACCCCTCCAATTTGTAGATTGAGGAACCCGTCGAGCGATTAACGAGCCTAAGAGTGGGGACGAAATTGCTGCTCGATCGCGCGTACCACAGCCCAGCGCGGTAAAAAGCGAGAAATGTTCGCAACGAATTGATTGGACATTTCCCCCGGAACTAGCGTACAATCGCCGCGCTCCAGCGCTTCCAAGCTTTGACGCACCACGACTTCCGGCGAGAGCGATTGCTTGTTGGCTTCTTGGGCGTTTTTGAACGGATTAAAGCCTGCAACCTCAAAAAACTTCGTTTTCGTCGGCCCGGGACAAACCGCGAGGATTTTTACGCCCGTGTTGCGATTCTCTCCCCAGAGTGCCTCGCTAAAGTGGAGGACAAAAGCTTTACTGGCGCTGTAAATGGCGAGGTAAGGTATGGGTTGAAAGCCAGCGATCGAAGAAATATTGATAATTTGTCCGGAACCGCGCTGCTGCATCGGAGGAAGGAAATGATAAGTCAAATCCACCAACGCCAGAATGTTGAGTTGAATCATTTTTAGCTGCTTGTCGCGGGAGTTTTCAGTAAATGGTCCGTAATCGCCGAATCCAGCATTGTTGATTAAAGTGTCGATCGCAACGCCTGCTTCTGTCACCGCTGCCACGACTTCGGGAACCGCATCCGCTTGCGTCAAATCTTTAGCAATAACCTCAACTCTCACGCCGTGGCGATCGCGCAGTTCCCCTGCTAAGGCTTCCAGTGTATCGCGAGATCGCGCCACCAACACCAAATCCAGCTTGCGCTCGGCCAGCACCCGAGCGTAAGTCTCCCCAATCCCCGATGAAGCACCTGTAATTAACGCGGTAGCCATAAACTAATGATTTTTTACGATAACTTTTTCAAAAATTTTGGGAGTGCGAACCTCCTCCCTCGCGGTTCTCCTCGAAAACGAGTATCTTCGCTCGCTGTTCTTGTCCGTATTAATAGCGTACAATGATAATGAAGAATCATGTAGTTCTGTATACAACTGCTTAAAAAACGCTAAAAACAAAATGAGATCGAACTAGGTACTAGAACCTAGAGCGCTCGAAAGTTAGCCATTTCCTCCTGGAGTGGAGGGGAGAACAACCCGTAACAAAATGCAACAACCTAAAAAATACGACGCTGATTGGATCGCGCGATACTATCGTCGCCGCCCGTGGGAAGCGATCGCGCGAGTATTTAAAATTCTTTGGTTTCTGGGCGGATTCCTCTTGCGGATGGTGCTAGATGACTGGTTCCACCAAAGCGAGAAAAATAAACTCAAACGCGCTTCTGAGTTACGACATACCCTCACCCGTTTGGGGCCGACCTTTATTAAAGTCGGTCAAGCCCTCTCCACCCGACCGGACTTGGTTCGCAAAGATTATTTAGAAGAATTAATCAAACTTCAAGATAGACTGCCGCCTTTCGACACCGCGATCGCCTTTAACATTATCGAACGCGAACTCGGGCGATCGATTGAAGAACTATATCGGGAAATTTCCCCTCACCCCGTCGCCGCTGCCAGTCTCGGACAAGTCTATCGCGCCTTCCTGCATACCGGCGAAGAAGTCGCCGTTAAAGTGCAGCGCCCCAACTTACTCCCCGTCATCAGCCGAGATCTGTACTTAATGCGCTGGGCTGCCGGTTGGATGGCTCCTTGGTTGCCCCTAAACATGGGTCACGACCTCACCTTAATTGTCGATGAATTCGGTACAAAACTATTTGAAGAGATCGACTACCTCAACGAAGGGCGCAATGCCGAACGCTTTGCCGCCAACTTCCAAGACGATCCCACCGTTAAAGTTCCCGCCATTTATTGGCGCTACGCCAGTTCCCGCGTCCTGACGCTGGAATGGATTAACGGTTACAAACTCAACGACACCGAAAATATTCGCGCCCTCGGTTTCGACCCCAACGCCATTGTTGAAATTGGTGTCGTTTCCGGACTGCGACAACTGCTCGAATTTGGCTTTTTCCACGCCGATCCCCATCCCGGAAACCTGTTTGCCACCTTAGACGGACGCATGGCATTTATCGATTTCGGAATGATGGATCAGTTGGACGAACGAACCAAAGAAACCCTCGCCGCTTCGGTCGTTCATTTAATTAATAAAGACTACTACGCCCTCGCCGACGACTTTATAACGCTAGGCTTTTTAGCCCCCGGCACGGAAATCGAACCGATTATTCCTGCCCTCGAGAAAGTGTTAGGGAAAGCGATGGATGAAAGCGTCGGTAACTTCAACTTCAAAACCATCACCGATGAGTTTTCTGAGTTGATGTTCGATTATCCGTTCCGCGTACCGGCGAAGTTTTCTTTAATTATTCGCTCCCTCGTCACCCAAGAAGGTTTAGCCCTTTCTCTGGATCCAAACTTTAAGATTGTCGAAATCGCTTATCCCTACGTCGCGCAACGCCTATTAAAAGGCGAATCGCCCGCCATGCGCAGCCGCTTGTTGGAAGTGCTGTTTAAAGATGGTAAATTCCAATGGCAGCGCTTGGAAAATATGTTAGGGATTGCGCGATCGGGTGGCAACTTCGATCTGTTGCCCACTGCCCAACTCGGTTTACAATACCTTTTGTCTAAAGAAGGATTGTACCTTCGCAATCAACTCCTGTTAGCACTGACAGAAGGCGATCGCTTGCACACCGAAGAAGTTGGGCGTTTGTGGCATCT is a window encoding:
- a CDS encoding SDR family oxidoreductase, whose protein sequence is MATALITGASSGIGETYARVLAERKLDLVLVARSRDTLEALAGELRDRHGVRVEVIAKDLTQADAVPEVVAAVTEAGVAIDTLINNAGFGDYGPFTENSRDKQLKMIQLNILALVDLTYHFLPPMQQRGSGQIINISSIAGFQPIPYLAIYSASKAFVLHFSEALWGENRNTGVKILAVCPGPTKTKFFEVAGFNPFKNAQEANKQSLSPEVVVRQSLEALERGDCTLVPGEMSNQFVANISRFLPRWAVVRAIEQQFRPHS
- a CDS encoding AarF/ABC1/UbiB kinase family protein; the protein is MQQPKKYDADWIARYYRRRPWEAIARVFKILWFLGGFLLRMVLDDWFHQSEKNKLKRASELRHTLTRLGPTFIKVGQALSTRPDLVRKDYLEELIKLQDRLPPFDTAIAFNIIERELGRSIEELYREISPHPVAAASLGQVYRAFLHTGEEVAVKVQRPNLLPVISRDLYLMRWAAGWMAPWLPLNMGHDLTLIVDEFGTKLFEEIDYLNEGRNAERFAANFQDDPTVKVPAIYWRYASSRVLTLEWINGYKLNDTENIRALGFDPNAIVEIGVVSGLRQLLEFGFFHADPHPGNLFATLDGRMAFIDFGMMDQLDERTKETLAASVVHLINKDYYALADDFITLGFLAPGTEIEPIIPALEKVLGKAMDESVGNFNFKTITDEFSELMFDYPFRVPAKFSLIIRSLVTQEGLALSLDPNFKIVEIAYPYVAQRLLKGESPAMRSRLLEVLFKDGKFQWQRLENMLGIARSGGNFDLLPTAQLGLQYLLSKEGLYLRNQLLLALTEGDRLHTEEVGRLWHLVKDEIQPARLFDVALSALSSK